ATGTACCCGTTTCAGGTCGCGTTGCGTCAACTTGTATCGTCCAGATGTACCCGTCATCTATATGTAGTTTGTCTGCCTGGGAGACCCAGTAGAAGGGATGCTCATGTGCTTTCTGCTGGCCAAATATCCACTTCCATTACTCGGGAAGAACTTTTTCATAACACACAAACCTCCAGATTATTTTACAGTACACGGGGGTCAAGGGTTTCCCATTTGGACAGCCAAAGGGGATCCGTTTTACCCAGTTTTACAACCACGGTGGACccagagaaggaagaggagttTGTGTTTTTAGATGATGCTGAATTGGTTGAAGAACCCCGAGATGAATTACAGACTGTACTCAAAGAGCTCCAAAGGATCACGTCACCCAAGGCTCCCAACGATGTATCTTTACCACGATCATTGTCGGACAAAAGTCAACACAGAGGTCTAGAGATGCAGCTGAGGTCCCTGCAAACCGCTACGAAAGAGGTAAACCTGGACTCTCTTGTTCAATTCCACGACATCAACTACCCAGAGGACGAGGGCATCAGTAAAAAGGCCAAGAGTGATAAGAAGAAAGTTGGGAGGGGCGAGCACAAGGTCCACGGCACCCCTGACTCAGACCAGCCCGTCAGCAGCACCTGTTGTTCGGGCTGCGGCGCTGTTCTGCACTGCACAGCCCCGGAGGTTGCAGGATACCTGCCCAGCGAGAAGTTTAAGGTACTTACTCGTGAGGACCGGTTGAAAAACTCTGTGTGTCAACGCTGTTATCTCCTCGTCCACCACCAGAAGGCACTGACCGTCGAGATGTCAAAGGAGGATTACAGGAATGTAGTCCGGGGCATCAAGTCCCACAAGGCTCTGGTTCTCCTCATAGTCGACCTCCTGGATCTTCCTGACTCCATTGTGCCGGACATAACTGACCTTGTAGGAAGAAACAAGCATATTGTCGTTTTGGGCAACAAGATAGACTTGCTTCCTAAAGACGCTGACAACTATCTGCAGCGAATCAAACGCCAGCTTTCTCAGTACTGCAACGAAGCTGGCATCGGTGAAAACATCAAAGATGTGCACCTTATCAGTGCCAAGACAGGATACGGCATTGAGAACCTGATCAGCTCCCTCCAGAGGTCTTGGAAGTACAAGGGCGATGTGTATCTAGTGGGGACGGCAAATGCTGGGAAGTCCACCCTCTTTAACACACTACTAGACTCTGACTACTGCAAGTCCAAGGGCACTGATGTCATCCACAAGGCCACCATCTCCCCCTGGccaggtgaggaggtgggggggctgttCAGCTGGTTACACAACCACCTTCACGCTCTCTCCCTTTTGGTATTTTCGCATGAGGCACTGTTCAACCTCCCTATGTGTGAGACAACAGCTGAATGCTGCCTTGTTTGAAAGCAGTTTTAAGCAAGGCTTGTAAAAAAGGCCCCTTATGAACTATAACAGCTGGAATAGTGCCAATAACTGGAGTCGATCTATTGATAATATAGTGCACATCTGGATGGGGAGGGGAATCAAAACAGGGGTCCTTTGACATTCTAAGCACTCCTATTGGTCAGTCGATCAAATAAATGTGTAGTTATGGCTCCTCCCGGGGGCGGGGCATAAGCCAGTCTGTTTGACAAGGCTGCTCAGTGTGTCGTGTACCACAGTAGTTACAGTATTCCCTGAAGGGATGCTCTCTAAAGAGTCCAGCCCAGAAAGACTCTTTGTTCcgctgccatcaggaggtctgAATGGGAGAGAGGAATGTTGAAGAGAGGAGAACTATTCCTCAGTTCTGTGGATACAGAACTGTGTTTCCTCATTTAAGGCTGTTGGTTAGGTTTTATGTGGGATACATATTTTTCTATCTATGACCTACTATGAATTCAAACGCAGGCGTTATTGTTAAGAAATATCTGTGAGGTCGAGCATATAGTACCGGATGGATTTGAACAAATGTGGAATCTacacacaataaatacaatggAAAGTGACACTATATCTCCATTTCATAAAGAGAGCCAGACTAGCAGTCTCTTCAGGTGACAAAGTAACATCAAACAGTAGCAAAAAAACGTTTTGAAACATTGGCATCTGTGGTCATCCAAAGATGAATTGTAAAGCCATCGACTGATCCAAGCGCTTTCCCTTCTCCCTGTGCCCATGGTCCCTTCCCCTGGCGTCCTCCTGCGCTGGGGCCCAGGCACCACGCTGAACCTGCTCAAGTTCCCCATCATCAACCCCACGCCGTACCGCCTATTCCGCCGCCAGGAGCGCCTGCAGAAGGACTCCCAGCAGAGCGAGGAGGACCTGGCGccggaggagctgaggagactGCAGACACTCGGCAAGCAGGGTTACCTCACGGGTGAGGAGGAGAACCCCTGGCTCCACCACAAAGCAGTACCCAGGCATCCATCTGGATAAGTCGTgttatgttcctgtgtgtgtatgtgtacacttTCTATGCAAATATCCGGACGTTGGAGAGTTACCCAAACCCAGGGTCAAATCCTAGAATGTAAAGCCGAATCGTGCCTTGTGGTGTTGAAGACTACTCTAACGTGCGTGCATCTAACGTGCGTCCCTGGCTGGTGTGGTTAGGTCGCATCGGGAGGACCTTCCGAGTGGACCCAGTCCCCAAGAGGGATGAGATCCAGTTTGACCCTGACAGTCTAGCCTATGGGGAATACGGTGTGGAAGAGGAGTCCACCACAGGTAAGACCCACCAGCTCTGAGATGAAGTACCCAAGGGCGAGTTTATTCTTGGTATTTTAATATGTTGGCCATTTATTTTCAGAGCCCCCTCCGGCGAAGGAGGTGGAGTTCTCACACAATGAGCTGAAAGACGCCCACTGGCTATTCGACACGCCGGGCATCATGAAGGAGCACGATGTGaggcccctccccttcctgtcgACACATGATCTTCCTTTATACCCCTGAAAAATATGTTTAATTTACTACTAAGTTCGTCGAAATCCGGCAAAAAGATGCTTCCTGGTTTACATTGGGACAGCTGTGTTCTCTGGCAATCTCTGAaactttttttctgtgtgtgcttctCTCTCTGGGCTATCCCTCTCatgtcctctctccctgtctctctgtatcttcgGGCCttgctctgcctttctctctggtcTGCTGTGTCAGGTGCTTGGTCTTCTGACCGACCCGGAGGTGAAGGCGGTGGTACCCAGGCAGGCTATTGTGCCCCGGACCTTCGTCGTGAAGCCAGGCACGGTACTCTTCCTGGGGGCCTTGGGGAGAATCgactacctccaggtacccccctGCGTGGATCAAATCAGACAAACAAACGCatgcactctcacacatactcaaacactcAAGCTGTGATGTTTATCTGGGAAATATTAATCATAACTATAATGTACTATCATTTACAAATTATGTAAAccttgtttgtataattactaaTCAATTAAAAAGGAATTTGTATGCATTCTCCTCGGACCTAGAGATACCTCCCTTCCTTTTCTCTATTTTAAAGGTGTTGAAATGGTTTGCCACTGTAGCCACAAAGTCTGATACTTAAACCATGCCCATCAACTGATTGATCAGagattcctttaactgtcttgcaGACATGTCAACTTCACCCATCGTGTGTTGCTATTTAATTTGGTGTTTCCTACCATAGCTGACTGCAGCCATTCGTTCATCTTATTCCCCATTTGTCCCTTCCccatttaattgttttttctgatttgctCAAATATGTATCTGTTTGGCTCAAATCAAGCCATCTGAGCTACTGTTCATAGTCTAACTACTAGCAGTAATACTACCCCTAACCAGCGCTGTACATGGGGGGGTTCTGTGTCCTCAGGGGGAGAAGGCCTGCTGGTTTACGGTGGTGGCGTCCAATGAGCTTCCTGTCCACCTCACCAGCCTTGACCGGGCCGACGCCCTCTACCAGAAACACGCAGGGAACGTCCTActgggggtctgtctgtctgcttgtctgacttccctttgtctgtctgtcttcctctctccatgtccgtcagtctctctctggctATGGGTACAGCAGCATGTCTAATGCTTAATAGATAGCTACGAGTCAACATGCGTGTTGGGCTATTGCGGTGTCCATTGCGTTTAATATTCCTCCTGACCTATTTCTCAGGTTCCGATGGGCGGGGAGGAGCGCATGAAGAGCTTTCCTCCACTGGTGTCCCAGGACTTCACCCTCAAGGGTCTAGGGTACCTCCAAGCCACGGCCGACATCAAGATGTCCTCTGCAGGTGACCAAACGCAACCCCACACGGGAACTActgagtgctgctgctgcttccgcAAGCACGCAATAGCCAGCGGTCATAAGTTAACTGTGGTGAAAGTTTCTGGAAGGTGTGGGACGACTGAGTGTTGACATAGTAATTGGAGTGAATCAAAATGTATAAGTATTTATGCAAGTAAAGTGGTTTCGGTGGAAGGCGGTCAGTCTGCATTACACTACTTTCTACCCCAATTCTATGGATCAATAAAGTACCACGCTCTCTTGCATCTTTGTGGTAGGCTGGGTGGCGGTGACGGGGGTGGAAGGAGACCAGCTGGTCCTAAGAGCGCACGCCCCTGGCACGTCCGGCCTCTCCCTGAggaccccccctctgctgccccACGTCGTCACGCTGAAGGGGGAGCGCGTCCGCAAGTCCTCGGCCTACAAGCCAAGGAAGAGCCCCGTCCTGAAGCTGGAGACCAAGCCCACGGCCACGCAGGGAGCCAAGAGCCTCCcggccaagaagaagaagaagaagacgacgcAGAAGAAAGCTTCAGGACATTGAAATGACATCCGGGATAACACTCTCAAAAGAAGCTCGCTGTGTGCAATGAGTACAACGTCGACTCGACTACTCTGTTAATGTGACTTGACTTAAGTGTTGAGCCGCCTTAGGTTTGGAGTACAATGTCGACTCGACTACTCTGTTAATGTGACTTGACTTAAGTGTTGAGCCGCCTTAGTTTTGTAGTAATGTGTCTTCTATGCCTCTTCCATCGTTGTCCTTGTTTTCCACAACTGCGGTCTGTCCTGAATGTCTATTACATCTCATCTACGACTTTGACCAGATCGTTTCCTGTAATCCTTTATTCATCATCAAATCATAATAAATACGAAACATTGACGAGATAAGTGTATACATagatttgtttaaaaaaaatagaggcaaagCGGTCATTGCATTTAAACACCaaactttatttaaaatatgtttagTCTTGGAACAGAAACGACAAAGGGGTTTTGTAACAAAGGAATCAAGTGGGAGTAGACACTTTACTTTGTTGGTGTAATTTTGAATCTACAGCTGAAATGTATTTTCAAATGTAGACATCAACgccaaaaatacattaaatgaACTATGGTTTAGAATCGCGTTACCAGGGCTTTTTCTATTGCAATAACAAGTTATAGAATGGCACGCTTCATATGGCACTGCTGTGACGATCCAGTGAGTCAATGGTTGAAGGATTTAGTTAAAGCCAAATCTCAACCAACATTCCTATCAAGTTGTATTTTGCTTCAAACTTCAACATAATTTCATGTAAACTACACCTATGCAAAATATGTCATGTAAAGTACAACCAGCTTACTTAACCAcaagaaaaaaagtttaaaaaagttgatATTGGGCTGCAATAGAGCCAGTCttatacaaacatatacacagaaCATAACATATAGCAACTAAATAGATCAACTCAGAATTTATTTGCCAGTGTATCTAAAAGACAGTATTGCACATCAGTCGTCTCCACAAACAAAACGGTAATGTTTTCCATTTGCTTCCAAGTTACATGCAACCTGAACAAATCATTACCTTCAGTAAAAGAAAAAGTACCCCACTAGCTGGCTAGCTGTTAGTTATTAATATAACAGAGGCTTCAGCCATGCTGTGTTTTACTTGAGATTTTGGAGACCAACCATTCTTCCGAGAACCTTCAAGATGTTTGTCATCATACTAATTGTTAAACTGAAATGGAGACTTATTTGGAGACAgctcctccaaaataaaaataaactacatAGTTGGACATGACCGGGCAGCAAATCGAGTAAATGGCCCCTCAGCTTACCCCCTCAGCTACGCACTTACACAAACACTACATTACAGATGATTGTCAAAGGCACTGGAAATGAACAGGAAAATACGGACGATGATTGCATCTTTGGATTTCAAAGCATAAAAAATAATCATGGTGAAATGACACGTAATGCCAGCAATACAGCTACTGTTTTCCAACTGACAGAACAAAGGAAACCTCAGGAAATCTTAAGTACAAAGATTGATTATCAAAGTATCAGATGATATCAGATGATGCGATTTCTATACTTCGGAATactgtaaaacaaaacaaacagcttCCTAGTAACTATTCTGTTAGGGAGGCTCATCATTTATACAAAAAATATCATAAAATTGATAAACTTAGACGGCAACTAATATAAAATAGTTATTTGTGATGAACTAAAAGTCCAATCCATTTGGCCTCTGGATTTCATCTTACAGTAACAGGTTCAACGGGTTTAACCAGCCGCCGAAGACATGAGCATCTGGAGGACCAACGTTTCATGATCTTGTAATTATCAAATCGCGTCTTCTTAATCCCTCCTTCGATATGGCAGGTGGGACAACATAAGAGCTGTCTGGTCCCCATGTAAACTGAAACCAACCGGGTGTGTTTCAGTTTATTTCAGTTTATTTCCCGGCTTTTGCCGGGAAATAAACTGAAATAAACGGAAACACACCCGGTTGGTTCCGGTTTATTTCCGCTCACTTCCCGGCCTCGGCGGGGTAATAAACGTTGACCAGATGGCGGTTGAGGTGCCGGCGGTACTCCACCTCCAGGGGGAAGGTGCGGTCGCAGAAGACGCACAGGTGGCACTTGAGCTCGGTGGGCGTGGGGATCTCGTCGGTGGGCGTCTCCGGGTCGTTGGCCATCTTCCCCGACCCGGCCCCGGCGCTGTTGAGGCCCGAGTCCTCGCTGCCGCCCTCGGAGGCGCAGTCGCTGGCGTCGCTGGCGCCCTCGTGGCTGCTGTGTatcccctcgtcctcctccgcgGGCCTGGGGAGCTCCAGGGACGGCCGCGGGGCTTTGGCCCCCGGGCGCCGGAACGTGGGCGCGGGGGGCCGGTCTGCGACGGCGCAgggggtctcctcctcctctccggggCCGGAGCCCCGGGACGGCACCTCGGCTGCTGCTGGCAGGTCCTTCTCCGGGGCTGGAGGAGCGGCTTCCTGTGTTGCCACTTCCTGTGATGCCGCTTCCTGTGATGCCGCTTCCTGTGGCTCCGTTTCCTGTGGTGCCGTTTCCTGCGCAGCGGTCTTGTCTTTCGGCTGCGCCGGCCGGGGTTTTGTCAGCTTCTGCACGTCGCTGGAGTCTGGTTGGTGGTGGGTCACCTCACTCTGGGTCTCAGGAGGAGAGCGCTGGACGTCTGTAGGGGCCGTCGAAGTGTCCCCGGTGACAGAGTCCAGCGTGTCTCCGGGGGAGGCGGGAGCTTCCTGCAGGACGGGCGTCTTCTTGTTGGTCTTCCTGGTCTTCTTCAGCTTCACCTCTTCTTTCTGCGGGGCTTGACCCGGCTCTGGCGTCTCAGAGGCTGTTTTAGAAAGGCTGGGTTTTGTGGCCGGCTTGTTGGCAGCGCTCGTTTTACTCCTCTTGGGACTGGGGAGTCCTGAGGTCGGGGTGGCAGCAGAATGCTTTGTCGAGAGGTCCAAGGCCTCTATTGCTCTCCGCTTCCCAACCTTGACCTTCCTCGCCGGCTGTTCCACCTCAGGTGACTCTTCTGGGCCGTTTCCCACGGAGACATCCTCCACAGGTTTTCCACTCCCTTTGTCGGGTTTCTTTGCTCCCGTCCTCCTGGACTGGAGCCTTTTGTTCGTCTTGACGTCAGCCTTGGGTTTATCGTCCTCCTGCTTCGCCTTCCTCACCTtttccatcctcctctccttctggaGTTTCTTCATCTCCTCTATCGACCGCTGCAGTACGACCTGCCCTTCGTTGGGGTTGGCCGGCTGGGCCGCCTCCTGGACGCACGGGGTCTCCTTGGGCAGCTGCTGCTTCTTCCTGGCGCTCCTCTTCGCCTTGGGGTCTCTGCTCTTCGTCGGCGTCTCTGCCGGACCTCCGTCCGCCACGGTGCACTTCTCCTTAGTGTTCTCGCCGGCCCGGGCCACCTTCCTCTGCCTGGTGGTCACCTTCCTCACCGCCTTCTCCTTACCCTCCAGGGCACCCTTGTCCTTGACCGCCGTGGCGGTCTTGGCCTTCCTCTGGCCTCGGTCCGTCTCCCCGTCGGTCCCCACGGCCTGCGTGTGGCCCCCGCCCTTCTTGGCGGACGGGGCGATCGGAGCCGCTGCTAGTTTGCTCCCGTACTCTTCGTCACTTTCAAAGTCGCCTCCGCTGCCGctgccgtcgtcgtcgtcgtcgtcttcgtcGTCCTCCCCGCCCCTCACCTTGTCGGCCTTGCTGCGGCCCGAGGGGTCTGCGGagtcctccccccccttctTGACGCGGAGCTTGACCTTGGACACGTCGATGGGGATGTCGCAGCCCACGTGGCGCGACTTGATGTGGTACTGCAGGTTGCACTTCTTGGACGCGGCGTACTTGCAGAGCGGGCAGTGGAACTGCCGCGGGTTGAGGTGGAGCTCCACGTGCTTCTTGAAGTTGCTGCGGTCGGCCGTCTTGTACAGGCAGTAGGGACAGGCCAGCGGCTTGGGGCCGTTGTGCACCTGGCGGGCGTGCCTCGTCACCTCGTGCTGATTGGCCGCCAGGTAGTTGCAGGTGTCGCACTTGAACGGCCTCTCGCCTGTTCAGAGCGGAGACACGGGGATTCAATACAGGGTATGAACGGCTCAGACTCCATAGCAGTGGCTCCCAACCAATTGGAGATTTAATAAGTATTTGATGATAAATATACCACATTTCTCACCTTATTGCTCTACCCTAACAAGtaacacattattattattattattattattacaaattCAGTCCGATTTTGATGACCTGTATCCTTGATAATACTTTTATACTCATTCCCAAAACTCTAACTGGATTTGACTCCGGTTTTTGGTCAGGAACCACTGTCTATGATCAACCAACAGGGACTGTCAATCACACTCATGTAGCAGGAACACaggcagggggcggagccaaaCAAGGAGGGAGgttgctcaaacacacagaatATCACAAGAatgcagtgtgtgagtgtgtgtgtgtgtgtgtgtgtgtgtgtgtgtgtgtgtgtgtgtgtgtgtgtgtgtgtgtgtgtgtgtgtgtatctgtatgtttaCCATACTTATCCCACATCAACTGTTTCCAGCGAGGGCAACAAAGGACACAAAGAGTTGAAGCATTAAAATACTGATTGTTATTCTAAATGGacaattactactactactctgaTTAATTATACCGCTCTTTTTGACTTGATTATAAactattaagaaaataaaaaaaactgctaATAAACGATTTGCCAACTTACCACAAATACTACAATATTAAATAGGGAAGTTATTTAAGGGGTTGGTGTCTATAGTTCCTGTAACAGAGGTTACGA
The DNA window shown above is from Gadus chalcogrammus isolate NIFS_2021 chromosome 10, NIFS_Gcha_1.0, whole genome shotgun sequence and carries:
- the LOC130390434 gene encoding nitric oxide-associated protein 1-like; the encoded protein is MYPFQVALRQLVSSRCTRHLYVVCLPGRPSRRDAHVLSAGQISTSITREELFHNTQTSRLFYSTRGSRVSHLDSQRGSVLPSFTTTVDPEKEEEFVFLDDAELVEEPRDELQTVLKELQRITSPKAPNDVSLPRSLSDKSQHRGLEMQLRSLQTATKEVNLDSLVQFHDINYPEDEGISKKAKSDKKKVGRGEHKVHGTPDSDQPVSSTCCSGCGAVLHCTAPEVAGYLPSEKFKVLTREDRLKNSVCQRCYLLVHHQKALTVEMSKEDYRNVVRGIKSHKALVLLIVDLLDLPDSIVPDITDLVGRNKHIVVLGNKIDLLPKDADNYLQRIKRQLSQYCNEAGIGENIKDVHLISAKTGYGIENLISSLQRSWKYKGDVYLVGTANAGKSTLFNTLLDSDYCKSKGTDVIHKATISPWPGTTLNLLKFPIINPTPYRLFRRQERLQKDSQQSEEDLAPEELRRLQTLGKQGYLTGRIGRTFRVDPVPKRDEIQFDPDSLAYGEYGVEEESTTEPPPAKEVEFSHNELKDAHWLFDTPGIMKEHDVLGLLTDPEVKAVVPRQAIVPRTFVVKPGTVLFLGALGRIDYLQGEKACWFTVVASNELPVHLTSLDRADALYQKHAGNVLLGVPMGGEERMKSFPPLVSQDFTLKGLGYLQATADIKMSSAGWVAVTGVEGDQLVLRAHAPGTSGLSLRTPPLLPHVVTLKGERVRKSSAYKPRKSPVLKLETKPTATQGAKSLPAKKKKKKTTQKKASGH
- the rest gene encoding RE1-silencing transcription factor isoform X2, coding for MATRAMFPAGVFSVGGEMVEDEGPSLSDLPGNNLPVPQLVMLANAATAVGGMESAAEDGASCDGLTEEKDMVELKTVGCTYSDSEGESVSYDQQNRVEFCIVEYVDSPGPRVWTPAPRNKVQDDHEAAEEEEGEEEEKKKEEETKDSEEDGDAVKDLSKPQEASVPDTAEASAAAAAAKRRSSHAAAVESAKKKKPFHCKPCNYQAENEEEFVAHLGTHAVSKRMVLNRVEGRSKAKGPGAGGPVPPAEAGGGDEADSKGVIRCERCGYNTNRYDHYVAHLKHHSKEGEDQRVFKCTLCPYTTVSQYHWRKHLRNHFPSKLHTCDQCSYFSDRKSNYIQHIRKHTGMRPFRCPYCDYSSSQKTHLTRHMRTHSGERPFKCDTCNYLAANQHEVTRHARQVHNGPKPLACPYCLYKTADRSNFKKHVELHLNPRQFHCPLCKYAASKKCNLQYHIKSRHVGCDIPIDVSKVKLRVKKGGEDSADPSGRSKADKVRGGEDDEDDDDDDGSGSGGDFESDEEYGSKLAAAPIAPSAKKGGGHTQAVGTDGETDRGQRKAKTATAVKDKGALEGKEKAVRKVTTRQRKVARAGENTKEKCTVADGGPAETPTKSRDPKAKRSARKKQQLPKETPCVQEAAQPANPNEGQVVLQRSIEEMKKLQKERRMEKVRKAKQEDDKPKADVKTNKRLQSRRTGAKKPDKGSGKPVEDVSVGNGPEESPEVEQPARKVKVGKRRAIEALDLSTKHSAATPTSGLPSPKRSKTSAANKPATKPSLSKTASETPEPGQAPQKEEVKLKKTRKTNKKTPVLQEAPASPGDTLDSVTGDTSTAPTDVQRSPPETQSEVTHHQPDSSDVQKLTKPRPAQPKDKTAAQETAPQETEPQEAASQEAASQEVATQEAAPPAPEKDLPAAAEVPSRGSGPGEEEETPCAVADRPPAPTFRRPGAKAPRPSLELPRPAEEDEGIHSSHEGASDASDCASEGGSEDSGLNSAGAGSGKMANDPETPTDEIPTPTELKCHLCVFCDRTFPLEVEYRRHLNRHLVNVYYPAEAGK
- the rest gene encoding RE1-silencing transcription factor isoform X1 — its product is MATRAMFPAGVFSVGGEMVEDEGPSLSDLPGNNLPVPQLVMLANAATAVGGMESAAEDGASCDGLTEEKDMVELKTVGCTYSDSEGESVRYSYDQQNRVEFCIVEYVDSPGPRVWTPAPRNKVQDDHEAAEEEEGEEEEKKKEEETKDSEEDGDAVKDLSKPQEASVPDTAEASAAAAAAKRRSSHAAAVESAKKKKPFHCKPCNYQAENEEEFVAHLGTHAVSKRMVLNRVEGRSKAKGPGAGGPVPPAEAGGGDEADSKGVIRCERCGYNTNRYDHYVAHLKHHSKEGEDQRVFKCTLCPYTTVSQYHWRKHLRNHFPSKLHTCDQCSYFSDRKSNYIQHIRKHTGMRPFRCPYCDYSSSQKTHLTRHMRTHSGERPFKCDTCNYLAANQHEVTRHARQVHNGPKPLACPYCLYKTADRSNFKKHVELHLNPRQFHCPLCKYAASKKCNLQYHIKSRHVGCDIPIDVSKVKLRVKKGGEDSADPSGRSKADKVRGGEDDEDDDDDDGSGSGGDFESDEEYGSKLAAAPIAPSAKKGGGHTQAVGTDGETDRGQRKAKTATAVKDKGALEGKEKAVRKVTTRQRKVARAGENTKEKCTVADGGPAETPTKSRDPKAKRSARKKQQLPKETPCVQEAAQPANPNEGQVVLQRSIEEMKKLQKERRMEKVRKAKQEDDKPKADVKTNKRLQSRRTGAKKPDKGSGKPVEDVSVGNGPEESPEVEQPARKVKVGKRRAIEALDLSTKHSAATPTSGLPSPKRSKTSAANKPATKPSLSKTASETPEPGQAPQKEEVKLKKTRKTNKKTPVLQEAPASPGDTLDSVTGDTSTAPTDVQRSPPETQSEVTHHQPDSSDVQKLTKPRPAQPKDKTAAQETAPQETEPQEAASQEAASQEVATQEAAPPAPEKDLPAAAEVPSRGSGPGEEEETPCAVADRPPAPTFRRPGAKAPRPSLELPRPAEEDEGIHSSHEGASDASDCASEGGSEDSGLNSAGAGSGKMANDPETPTDEIPTPTELKCHLCVFCDRTFPLEVEYRRHLNRHLVNVYYPAEAGK